Within the Populus trichocarpa isolate Nisqually-1 chromosome 14, P.trichocarpa_v4.1, whole genome shotgun sequence genome, the region TACTGGTGACTGGATCtgttacaataaattaaatgggtTTTTGCAGGTGCAATTTGCaagaatattttgaatttatttgtctaaaaatgatgattctatatatttcaaatattattgataatgatgtatattaaaaaattgaatatttctttgtacatttttttttttatcattactaATAAAGATAATAGAGACATCGATTTTGTTCTTACCTGGCTACTTGtagaaaatccaaaatcataaaCCATGGTGAGATCAGTCTTGAAAAGTCCAAATGATCGCTCAGAACCAGGTCCAGGTTTCAAGTCTTCGTCATAAAGAGCAAAGAGGTATGTATCCACTGATTTTCTGCATGAGGTGCCCACCATCGATCGAAGGTGTGCAATCAAATTGCCATTGTAAGCCTTGGCATTCTCAATGCTTGGCCCTACGTCGTTGTCATCTCCTTTAAATGGCCATCCAGTCTCAGCCACCACAATCTCAACATTCTTAAATCCCATAGAATTCAGTGCAGAATAAACTGCATCCACCTGCAATTGATTAAACCACTTGTCAGTAGCATTTTTATTAGATCATCTATTGATACAAAATTTTCGCACTTGCAATTTGATTTACTCTCACCTGAGCATCGAACATGTTCATGTACTTGATCTTAGTGTTTCCATACATTCGTCCTGCATTCGGCTGGAAAAGGCAAAAAGCGAGAGTCTCAGGCCTTGTATCGCATCTGTAGGCAAAGTAAGGGTAGGGATTGATTGCGAAAGGCGAACCATTCGCACGACTAAACTCCAACAAGGCCTTCATCAGATCCCCATAACTTGGATCAAAGCTTCCAGAAGAAGGTGGCTCAGACTGCTTAAGCACTCCCATCGTATGAACTGTGGAGACCTTAATTTTACCCCCGAGCGATGCATCATTTAGAGCATTCTGTACATTTTGCATTGCTGGTAAGAGCTTGTTCATGAGATTCTGGTCATTGGAAGTCATGACCCCGTTGCCAACAGTGATGAGGATGATATTGCTAGCTGGATAGAAGGGAAGCACGTTTGTGTTGATCCAGCTCTTGGCAAAATTGGGATCAGAGGCTAGTCCTGGAATGTCACCATTTGCAGTGCCGATAACAATTCCAATTCCGGTGTTGGCTAAGGCTTTGATTATGGCGGGGTCCGATCCATTTAATCAGACCTTTTGGATTGAAGTGGATTGAAGAAGCTTTGCGGTGGATGATGGTGGTGGAAGGTTGTCGGCAACTTGGCCATAGTTTATACCGATGAATAATTGCGAGTCTGCACAGAAAGCAGCAAAATTTAAAGCAGATGatcaaacatcaatttttaaacGACAAAACAGAACAccaacattttttgttttcttagacTGAAATGAAGACAGCTCAGTTAAGATAAATCCTTTAGAAATGGAAGGaggtaattaaaatagaaagagaCGCAAACTTACTTGAGATTTTTACAGTCTGTAAGAAGGAAAGGAGTAGGAATGCAACAGTATAAGGAAGCACCACCATGGCTAAGGAGGAGCGGTTTCTATTCTGCATTTTTTGAAACTAGAGTGGCATTAAATATGGAATATGCTACAAGTCGAGGGCAGAAGCGTAAAGATGACTTCGGATATATTCTTATTATAGAAAATGGGTGGTGAAACTCTAGAAACCAATTAGAATATATTAGTTTGGTGGCCTGGGGGtttaccttttaaaatattataaaaatataaaacataaaagcaCTGAATCTTGTTGTAAGGTCGGATCTAAAAGCATTAAGTCTGTCTACATTACCATAACCAacaataatatttcaaatataatagaatCTAATAGATAACTATGTTttcaacatttttaaaatgtatttgtagttgtttttttttcttaggacCATTGACCTGCCTTTTGGTTACGTGAAAAACAAGAAGGAAAGGCACAGAACTCAAATCGATCGGAAAGTTATGGTACGATGACAAACACTTCAAAGCTAGCTTGTTGATGTATAGTTCCTCCAGCCCTAACAACTAACACCAAGCATTGTCACAACCATTGCATCTGCTTATAAATTCTTTGAAGACAAGTTCTCCTTCCAagtttcactaccagaaaattaataaatacaaacggaaataccgagagaatatttccgtcggtaatttttcgagggattttaccgacataaatattccctcggtatataccgagggaattaccgtgggaaaacaaattaaaacaaagcaaaaaaaaatgatggcgTGTCATTTTTACTAACGGAATTCGCCGGTAAATTCTATCACATATGCAGGAAAATTcgtcggtaaattcgttggtaaactgtgaacactgttcatcatgtcaattacaaagggaatcaccgacggaatttttcgtcggtattttccagagagctctagaattgttcactttccaattgcactgttaattgttgttctttacggacaaaatcactGATGGATTGAAAAGTagtcggtgttatttggtggttttctgaaaaaattcaattaatttataattttcatttaaatattacagatggaatcaccgacggattgaaaaatcatcagtaattgttggcggtttctgaaaactttttacaaaattaaaattttaaattaaatattaccgacggaataattaaaaaatattaatattcaattatccgtcggtaaatccgtctcTAACgtgccccaataaaaagcctgaatccccttatttcacaagagacaaactcatttcttattattctttttcttctacttcttcttcttcttcactatatgtcaaaacaatcaatatctatttctttctcttcttttctctcctcatctccttcttttttcctccatgctcgagtatgtcttcttcttctttcttcttttatcctcttagttttttttttaattaatatgctttacgaattattttttctctccttagcttcacttgtaactacattaaggtaagatttttcttttttcttcttttttcatgatttttttcactatatttgttttttattttatttttaattgtttttgttcttaataattgtataaatgttgttgtgatcttttttttttcataagagatcaattttgagttgatttatttaaaggatttttaaatttttagcaattgcaacttcatttttttcacataaatttttttagttgaatttatttttttgttttatttatttgttgcaaatttgtttgagttgattttcttattcttttttccaagcattttgagtatatattatagagtgttgatttatgttaatttaattattttataattttattactaaCGGATTATcgacggacaaaaaattaccgattaAAGATTCACTGACGGAGCATTTCTAtcggtgatttcgttggtaaattaattatcgacggaatatgtgtcttacgccgatggaaaaattccgtcgataaaattgttaaatgttgtagtgttTCAAAGCTTCTCTGTACAAATAAACATGCACAATTTTCCTTTATCTGAACCTACTAATACGTGGGCACAACGTTGAAATAAACCGCGAGCTCTAGATTTGGAAACGTGTGCTAACTAAGTACGCTACAACacaaaattattatcatatgaatcaaataaatatattgaacaatGAAGTACCAAAAGAAATCCAAATTGGAGGTCATTTTCATCCATCCATGACAACCACCAACTCAGCATGGGACATGCTAATAAATTGGCACAACCACATACTAGAAAACGGGTGGGAGAGAACTTTCCTTGTCTTTTATTGATGCCAATGCTTGAACCACGGTACAAGAGCATAAGAGATAGATTAAAGAGACATTAATTACATTGAGTTCACTGAAAAGACAAgacattataaaaattaataataataaaattgacgtttaactatcataattattaaattcaatctaaGGTATGTTACTATGCAACCTTAGTTGAAACTATAAAAgcagagaattaaaaaaaaaattattctagataaaaataatagatttaaaTTGACCCAATGAGTCATAAATTGACCCAATGAGTTATAAATTGACTTAACCAACTAATAATTCAAACTCTAAGTCAGGTTAGGTTAGGTTGGATCTCGAATCAATTTTAACAACTATGTTAACTATATAATcttcattattgttttcttataattttgaaaatgtattGTTATTTAATGAAGTGTGTGTTTGAGAGTGCGGtatgatgagtttttttttttatgaaactcgcataaagaaataagaaaaagtaTGGAAAACTTGCTTTTAATAATGATGTTTTGTGCATTAAAAGGGttctatattataaaaatagaaaactatgaAAACTCACACAAATATAGGAAAGTGCAAAGTTAACCTAAGTTTGGTGAAATTTGGGTTTCAGTTGTTTGATGAGATGTCTTTCTTGCAAATGAATGACTAATTTATTAAGAGATCTAGACAAGAGACAATTTCCCTTGTTGATGTTTAGTGTATACAAATCAAAGCTCAAACCAATTTTCAGAAGTTTACATAGCAATTTGATCTATGGATTTCACACCAATAACCCTTTGTAAGTCTCGGAAAAGAGGAAACCTTCTCGTCTTCTCCGTTTCACTTGTAGGATTGAAGGGTGGAGAATGCTTTTCAGTTTTCAATACTTCTTTTCAACATGAACTTGGCCCCTAACGATCTACATACAGGATTTCAACGTCATCTACGTTGTGCCCACCACGTATTAATTAGTAAGTTCAGATAAAGGAAAATTGTGCATGTttattcactaccagaaattcgctaaataccaacggcTTTACCGACGgcatatttccgtcggtaatttgagctcgaaattaccgacggacacttttccgtccgtaagtcagtcggtaactaccgacggaccattttccgtccgtaattcagtcggtaactaccgacggaacaTTTTCGTTGGTACTTACCGACtcaattacggacggaaaatggtccgaattaaaaaaaaaggcgggtcgctgacgtggaggttttggcgggttattttttgCCAACGGATTCAAAACAACAGCCCGTACAGTGCCCGTACAGTGACGCGTCCGGTTCGCCAtttaaattgccgacggactcaccgagggatttgaaatggcagatccgtatgGTGACTTGTTTAcgtttccgtcagaatcaccgacggtttcaccgacggaaactccgtcggtgaaaccgtcggaaaaagttaatatatgtcagCTCTACCGACCCTCTCcccccctatttctccttcttcttcctcatcccaactctccccatctgcaaacaaccagccccccctcccccccccaaaaaaaaaatcttcctcatatcagcacaacaagttatatttcttgaagttttgtggtcacagcatccgtgttctgatttaccgacggattttatcaatttttgtaagtaatttctatctttttaaattttaacatttaattaaatgtcaattttattgtttttttagtatatgtattttgttagtagatgtacatgttttattgttatttctcaaacaaacttgtagtatatgaatgtataattttatacctgttatggtttgttttagattttataagattgtatttgtttgtaaattgttaaaactttatggaactaccgaattacatgtgctattttgaaataattaatagcttgcttaatgggcccgtttaaagttttatcaatggtattgctgagtggtaatttctgtaaatttatatattttaattcgtatggacgttgataaatgataatgaatatttaatatttatgagaagttgtgattggtttgttggataatctcgaggtaaagtaatatttttgcaagtttatttacctaacttagttaattaatacattatgtcatcataattttatagaggttcgatataagtcatggatgatcgttcatggatgtatcgagattcaccccaaggattgcggaggatggattattgtaacggggttcagggttttattaatttcgcaacatctattcccagaaattttactggaggcggtattaggtgtccatgcaggaagtgtgaaaataaaaagtatatgcatcaagatgttgtaatgatgcatcttctacacaaagggtttatggagaattaccagtgttggtatgcacatggagaagtatttgttagcgagagtgagaggagtatggaagaaacggtggttgggtctacttctagtgctagcaacgtgcatgaagcggcaaatgacaacactaatccttacagaaatatggttatggatgcaatgagaatgaatcaaggtaatggcagtcaatgtccaatcgtagaagaagaacctaatgcagatgcagctaggttttttgatttgttgaaagattctgacgaaccattatgggatggctacacgaaccacagtaaattatcggccgtaacacaggtgttcaccatcaagttagatcacgggttgagtgaggtcgggtatgacaagattattgaatgggtaAGAAGCATTTTCCCttaagggaacaggctgaaagagaacttctatgctgcgaagtccataatgaaacccctcggtttaggataccaaaaaattgacatgtgccctaacttctgcatgttatactaccttgaaaatgctaagATGACTGAGTGCATGacatctactgtcatacccggtccaagaagcccgtggcggaatatagatgtttgtctttgaccgttgattgatgagttggcgcagttgtggtcctccggagctctaacttatgatatatcgaggaaacaaaatttcct harbors:
- the LOC127904313 gene encoding glucan endo-1,3-beta-glucosidase 7-like is translated as MTSNDQNLMNKLLPAMQNVQNALNDASLGGKIKVSTVHTMGVLKQSEPPSSGSFDPSYGDLMKALLEFSRANGSPFAINPYPYFAYRCDTRPETLAFCLFQPNAGRMYGNTKIKYMNMFDAQVDAVYSALNSMGFKNVEIVVAETGWPFKGDDNDVGPSIENAKAYNGNLIAHLRSMVGTSCRKSVDTYLFALYDEDLKPGPGSERSFGLFKTDLTMVYDFGFSTSSQIQSPVAAPQGATTSNSSCSCSCSCNCTNTISIISSNKINLVRIFNLDLLYEFMGLFFIYLFFYDLQT